One genomic region from Panthera tigris isolate Pti1 chromosome D1, P.tigris_Pti1_mat1.1, whole genome shotgun sequence encodes:
- the KCTD14 gene encoding BTB/POZ domain-containing protein KCTD14 isoform X2, which produces MSLPSGPRSLRLHRASPPAGPPVVSPVVELNVGGELYTTTVSTLRKVPGSKLAEMFSSSTKACLDAEGRFFIDRPGTYFGPVLDYLRSEQLPTQHIPEVYREAQFYEIKPLVKLLEDTPQIFGEQVARKQFLLRVPAYSENLELMVRLARAEAVAARSSTVLVCVVRTEEEAAQCAEALRVFEFEKKSVVKFGPWKAAPQVKDLLDCVKMDIAAQGYQVYYEHYSERTLRAKYFNYFYTFLFIWW; this is translated from the exons ATGAGCCTTCCCTCGGGGCCCCGCTCCCTGCGGCTCCACCGGGCCTCGCCCCCCGCGGGCCCGCCTGTG GTATCTCCCGTCGTGGAGCTTAACGTAGGAGGCGAGTTGTACACCACCACCGTGAGCACCCTGAGAAAAGTCCCGGGTTCAAAGCTGGCAGAGATGTTCTCCAGCTCAACTAAGGCCTGCCTGGATGCAGAAGGCCGCTTCTTCATCGATCGCCCCGGCACCTATTTCGGACCCGTCCTGGACTACCTGCGCAGCGAGCAGCTGCCCACACAGCACATCCCGGAGGTGTACCGTGAGGCGCAGTTTTACGAAATCAAGCCTTTGGTCAAGCTCTTGGAGGACACGCCGCAGATCTTTGGTGAGCAGGTGGCTCGGAAGCAGTTCCTGCTGCGGGTGCCCGCCTACAGCGAGAACCTGGAGCTCATGGTGCGCTTGGCACGCGCCGAGGCCGTGGCGGCACGCAGCTCCACAGTGCTGGTGTGCGTGGTGCGCACTGAAGAAGAGGCAGCCCAGTGCGCAGAGGCCCTGCGCGTCTTCGAGTTTGAAAAGAAGTCGGTTGTCAAGTTTGGACCTTGGAAGGCAGCCCCGCAGGTCAAGGACCTCCTGGACTGCGTGAAGATGGACATTGCAGCCCAGGGGTACCAGGTATACTATGAACACTACTCCGAGAGAACATTACGGGCCAAGTATTTCAATTACTTTTATACATTCCTCTTCATCTGGTGGTGA
- the KCTD14 gene encoding BTB/POZ domain-containing protein KCTD14 isoform X1: MGERGSHRFWVYFSPGCIVWLLSECIHSVSLLHSSRQSCPLVSPVVELNVGGELYTTTVSTLRKVPGSKLAEMFSSSTKACLDAEGRFFIDRPGTYFGPVLDYLRSEQLPTQHIPEVYREAQFYEIKPLVKLLEDTPQIFGEQVARKQFLLRVPAYSENLELMVRLARAEAVAARSSTVLVCVVRTEEEAAQCAEALRVFEFEKKSVVKFGPWKAAPQVKDLLDCVKMDIAAQGYQVYYEHYSERTLRAKYFNYFYTFLFIWW; this comes from the exons atgggagaaagaggaagtcacaggttctgggtttatttttctcctggctGTATTGTTTGGCTGCTGTCAGAATGCATCCACTCCGTCTCCCTTCTCCACTCCAGCCGGCAAAGCTGTCCCCTG GTATCTCCCGTCGTGGAGCTTAACGTAGGAGGCGAGTTGTACACCACCACCGTGAGCACCCTGAGAAAAGTCCCGGGTTCAAAGCTGGCAGAGATGTTCTCCAGCTCAACTAAGGCCTGCCTGGATGCAGAAGGCCGCTTCTTCATCGATCGCCCCGGCACCTATTTCGGACCCGTCCTGGACTACCTGCGCAGCGAGCAGCTGCCCACACAGCACATCCCGGAGGTGTACCGTGAGGCGCAGTTTTACGAAATCAAGCCTTTGGTCAAGCTCTTGGAGGACACGCCGCAGATCTTTGGTGAGCAGGTGGCTCGGAAGCAGTTCCTGCTGCGGGTGCCCGCCTACAGCGAGAACCTGGAGCTCATGGTGCGCTTGGCACGCGCCGAGGCCGTGGCGGCACGCAGCTCCACAGTGCTGGTGTGCGTGGTGCGCACTGAAGAAGAGGCAGCCCAGTGCGCAGAGGCCCTGCGCGTCTTCGAGTTTGAAAAGAAGTCGGTTGTCAAGTTTGGACCTTGGAAGGCAGCCCCGCAGGTCAAGGACCTCCTGGACTGCGTGAAGATGGACATTGCAGCCCAGGGGTACCAGGTATACTATGAACACTACTCCGAGAGAACATTACGGGCCAAGTATTTCAATTACTTTTATACATTCCTCTTCATCTGGTGGTGA